In one window of Tachypleus tridentatus isolate NWPU-2018 chromosome 2, ASM421037v1, whole genome shotgun sequence DNA:
- the LOC143236755 gene encoding uncharacterized protein LOC143236755 has product MDTNWNGKHYLPFMAIVCFCLTSGVMNMTDLPRTVVTENHMQNQTSVFLTTVSSRSSDVLTVTDGKECGKRFEKWGSSCLVISTVEIKHEKGNELCEEIGGRLVMIYTDKIYDSVQSYLRSSSLRKTSYFWVGNMDDLDPPYFWPKKPTHIKQEVALKATVEGKVVTFSLEYQDAISELSIVCEEYNNSKFRYV; this is encoded by the exons ATGGACACGAACTGGAATGGAAAACATTACCTACCTTTCATGGCAATTGTTTGCTTCTGCCTTACTTCTGGTGTAATGAATATGACAG ATTTACCGAGAACAGTTGTAACTGAAAACCACATGCAAAaccaaacatctgtatttttaacAACGGTTTCATCTCGGTCATCGGACGTATTAACGG TGACTGACGGTAAAGAGTGCGGTAAAAGATTCGAAAAGTGGGGATCATCTTGTCTTGTGATCAGCACGGTGgagataaaacatgaaaaaggAAATGAACTATGTGAGGAAATCGGTGGAAGACTAGTCATGATTTATACCGATAAAATATATGACAGCGTCCAGTCATATCTTCGTTCGTCATCCTTAAGAAAGACGTCATATTTCTGGGTAGGGAACATGGACGATTTAGACCCTCCTTATTTCTGGCCGAAGAAACCAACACACATTAAACAAGAGGTTGCCTTGAAGGCCACAGTCGAGGGCAAAGTCGTGACCTTCAGTCTTGAATATCAAGACGCCATTTCCGAATTGAGTATCGTTTGTGAAGAATATAACAACAGTAAGTTTAGATATGTTTAG